A genomic segment from Portunus trituberculatus isolate SZX2019 chromosome 14, ASM1759143v1, whole genome shotgun sequence encodes:
- the LOC123503394 gene encoding trichohyalin-like isoform X13, giving the protein MFPHMYKVRPPKGSGIREPSKSEGPGSEPQWQGDSWRRPNRWDQSPQTPAQQSMPSTPQPVQSAEPQANLVRNESPVASQPQHKSTLTWTPVQPATDSKQQQQANTNPPAKMSATVLRKRSTEPPLAPQNERVTRIRQGQTDQEENREARQPQRIRTRKVDNDLQNDRNSTDNNTKNMQEANDARPPIKRWRSRDETNSVKPRDDLTDRKNIFQRENSRDEERFRQEREKREELRNKRDELRRREQTEREKREEQRRKEQEKEQESTSSIDDIRKRHEKEREELRRLQEERDRQEAQMRQKPEMNEKAEKDKQTEVNNQNKPFLRKFSRPEPEEVLRKNSRPEPEERVRKPSQPEPERMIRKTSRPEPEEVLRKTSKPEPEMLRKTSQPEPEERVRKASQPEPERMLRKTSRPETEEVLRKNSKPEPEVLRKTSKPEPEGVVRKTSKPEPEEVVRKTSKPEPEGLLRKTSRPEPEGRLRKISRESEPVQRKTSQPESEKVVLRKVSGQETSEVPRKTSNQEPDKLCRKISTDQLKRNSKHEPEELLRKTSKQESDDEEPECLQDRVSRFGVQLRSRKPSNPPPPKGPVPSESEEDLALMNDKNKLSNIKNRWESKIQNENEQRDRKRSLTQKPSKMENETDRKESIIENKPESKDEKNETEKKKPNQNVQTAPGKQQTPGQKDTQSKEDLQVQKDPSNKPVMHPTDQKERNTQKLKDKGEIDPPPKVKQGLFFQDVKLKKAKTSVPEKSKPESKQFLEEVKLRKVETKPRAVHRVNSVVEFSDDEDDLLEEEEESEESDTESESDDSEEETDEDEETSEEESEEEEEEEEEEEKQPKIDNKAKKTEPPQPTPQTNTAFEEVPWWEEPSAEEDEPELIWDQSTDDMITQSNNALESPLPWWEQPQDDDGSNNAHQSPIPWWEQPQDTGSNNALESPVPWWEQPQDAREWSPGSPVFKKDVFESMKVKSQPPPPPPPPSSKKQKDDGSGPPPPPPMPGPPPPPPPQPGSHPKRPTSVAKKQKLDQLKKAARSRPDWNGLLRDIESGIKLRRLSSCDKMDRSTPMLPNSRGKGGKFVYESEKPMAHNQLLHEIHRGVKLRKVKTNDRSKPCFRALGVKKLRRQLTMENINKLESIPSSSDEEEDIDKMRDDLQATKGQLEDEIKNRKKLERESKIYKIDIAALQAEVKRLKRQLKSAGINDPKPMTNGEADEIVPKLEKSMSKLRMHEDEVLDFSELDTLETEINNLKGQVDSYKKQAEDYTNKYNEVNQKLLVAENSASEWELRSNYYEKKFKALQKEQCIELPDIEIVGVQTDPIDFTPPPPSSPTEDGDRRPFPMPSKSGSRRSFASSVHKMESFKEEEEDDDDDDEDDEEEEESEEESEESEEETEEEDEEKAAEKRAINAARRIERDIKLATNKLNNVKSKEERTREERKALRDRMTKCCHDMKTEREMYFKTKRELDEMASAFKASDDEDDSSEDEDDSDESDDSDEEEIPREKEEGEEWWLDDTTKKPIKLKKKKKRKLDANGEEEKDSEQLPDIQEPVWSESEQEESEADDEKNDSEKRLIKLKNRTQKHEQKHATLRKGVSALKTKLEQSEELLAAEKRRRQRLDEELHIMLAELS; this is encoded by the exons AATGAAAGTCCTGTAGCTTCACAACCTCAACACAAATCAACTTTA ACCTGGACTCCGGTTCAGCCAGCAACAGACAGCAAACAACAGCAA CAAGCAAACACAAATCCTCCAGCAAAAATGTCAGCCACAGTGCTCAGGAAAAGGAGCACTgaacctccacttgccccacaGAATGAACGTGTAACTAGGATCAGACAAGGTCAGACAGACCAGGAAGAGAACAGGGAAGCAAGGCAGCCACAGAGGATAAGAACACGGAAAGTAGACAATGATCTTCAGAATGACAGAAATTCTACAGATAACAATACAAAGAACATGCAGGAAGCCAACGATGCACGTCCACCTATTAAAAGATGGCGGAGCAGGGATGAAACAAATTCTGTGAAACCCAGGGATGAtttgacagacagaaaaaatatatttcagaGAGAAAACAGCCGAGATGAAGAGCGTTTCaggcaggaaagagaaaaaagggaagaactgagaaataaaagagatgaacttaggagaagagaacaaactgaaagagaaaagagagaggaacaacgacggaaggaacaggaaaaagaacaggaaagcaCAAGTTCAATAGATGATATACGCAAAAgacacgagaaagagagagaagaactaaGAAGattacaagaagaaagagacagacaggaagcaCAAATGAGACAGAAaccagaaatgaatgaaaaggctgagaaagacaaacaaacagaagttAACAATCAGAATAAGCCATTTTTAAGAAAATTTAGTAGACCTGAACCTGAAGAAGTGTTGAGGAAGAACAGTCGACCAGAGCCtgaagaaagagtgaggaagccaAGTCAACCTGAGCCTGAAcgaatgataagaaaaacaagccGCCCTGAGCCTGAAGAGGTGCTGAGAAAGACTAGCAAACCTGAGCCTGAAATGTTGAGGAAGACCAGTCAACCTGAACCtgaagaaagagtgaggaaggcAAGTCAACCAGAGCCTGAACGAATGCTGAGAAAGACAAGCCGACCTGAGACAGAAGAAGTGCTGAGAAAAAACAGTAAACCAGAGCCTGAGGTGTTGAGAAAGACCAGTAAACCAGAACCTGAAGGAGTAGTGAGGAAAACTAGCAAACCAGAGCCTGAAGAAGTGGTGAGAAAGACAAGTAAACCTGAACCAGAAGGATTACTAAGAAAAACTAGTCGGCCAGAACCAGAAGGAAGGCTGAGGAAAATTAGTAGAGAGTCTGAACCGGTACAAAGAAAGACTAGCCAACCTGAATCTGAGAAAGTAGTTTTACGAAAAGTTAGTGGCCAGGAAACATCAGAGGTCCCCAGAAAGACAAGCAATCAAGAACCTGACAAACTGTGTAGAAAAATTAGCACTGACCAGTTGAAGAGAAACAGTAAACATGAGCCTGAGGAATTACTGAGGAAGACAAGTAAGCAAGAGAGTGATGATGAAGAGCCAGAATGCTTGCAGGACAGAGTAAGTAGGTTTGGTGTACAGCTGAGATCCAGGAAGCCGtcaaacccaccaccacctaaagGACCCGTTCCCTCTGAAAGTGAAGAAGATCTGGCTCTCATGAATGACAAGAATAAGTTGTCTAATATCAAAAACAGATGGGAGTCAAAAATACAAAACGAAAATgaacagagagatagaaagcGAAGTTTGACCCAAAAACCcagtaaaatggaaaatgaaacagATAGGAAGGAGTCCATCATAGAAAACAAACCAGAAagtaaggatgaaaaaaatgaaacagagaagaagaaacccAATCAAAATGTCCAAACAGCTCCTGGAAAACAGCAAACACCAGGTCAAAAAGACACCCAGAGTAAAGAAGACTTGCAAGTTCAAAAGGATCCTTCAAATAAGCCAGTGATGCATCCTACAgatcagaaggaaagaaatacacaaaaactaAAGGATAAAGGTGAAATAGACCCTCCACCTAAAGTAAAACAAGGTCTATTTTTCCAAGATGTCAAATTAAAGAAGGCTAAAACAAGTGTCCCTGAAAAATCTAAACCAGAGAGCAAACAATTTCTCGAAGAAGTCAAATTACGGAAGGTTGAAACAAAACCACGTGCTGTTCACCGT gtaaATAGTGTAGTAGAGTTCTCAGATGATGAGGATGACctcttagaagaagaagaagaa AGTGAGGAATCTGATACAGAATCAGAGTCAGACGACTCAGAAGAGGAAACAGATGAAGACGAGGAAACATCAGAAGAagaatcagaggaggaggaggaggaggaggaggaggaggagaaacaaccaaaaatagataataaggcTAAGAAGACT GAACCACCACAGCCCACTCCTCAGACCAACACTGCT TTTGAGGAAGTTCCATGGTGGGAGGAGCCATCAGCTGAAGAG GATGAACCAGAGTTGATTTGGGACCAGTCTACAGATGACATGATCACTCAG TCTAACAATGCCCTGGAAAGTCCCCTTCCATGGTGGGAACAGCCTCAGGATGATGATGGG TCTAATAATGCTCACCAAAGTCCCATCCCATGGTGGGAACAGCCTCAGGACACAGGG TCTAACAATGCTTTGGAAAGTCCTGTTCCATGGTGGGAACAACCTCAGGATGCCAGG GAATGGAGTCCAGGTTCACCAGTTTTCAAGAAAGATGTGTTTGAGAGCATG AAGGTGAAATCCCAGCCaccaccccctccaccaccaccatcatctaaaaaacaaaaa GATGATGGTTCAGGACCTCCGCCACCTCCCCCAATGcctggaccaccaccaccaccacctccccagcCTGGGAGCCATCCAAAGAGGCCAACTTCTGTTGCCAAGAAACAAAAACTTGATCAACTTAAAAAGGCCGCCCGATCACGCCCTGACTGGAATGGACTACTGCGAGATATTGAG AGTGGTATTAAGCTTCGACGCTTGTCCTCCTGTGACAAAATGGACAGATCCACCCCGATGCTTCCAAACTCCAGAGGGAAAGGTGGCAAG TTTGTCTATGAATCGGAGAAGCCCATGGCCCACAATCAGCTGCTTCATGAAATCCATCGAGGTGTGAAGTTGCGTAAGGTCAAGACCAATGACAGGAGTAAGCCATGCTTCAGGGCTCTAG GTGTGAAGAAGCTTCGGCGTCAACTTACTATGGAAAATATCAACAAACTGGAAAGCATTCCGTCCTCctcagatgaggaagaagatattgataagatgaGGGACGACCTGCAGGCTACCAAAGGACAACTTGAAGATGAGattaagaatagaaagaaacttGAAAGAGAAAGCAAGATCTATAAAATTGACATAGCTGCATTACAAGCAGAAGTAAAAAGACTGAAAAGACAACTAAAAAGTGCAGGTATTAATGATCCAAAGCCAATGACTAATGGTGAAGCAGATGAAATTGTGCCAAAGTTAGAAAAATCTATGAGTAAGTTACGAATGCATGAAGATGAAGTTTTGGATTTCTCCGAGTTAGATACATTAGAGACTGAAATTAATAACCTTAAAGGTCAAGTAGATTCATACAAGAAACAAGCTGAGGACTATACAAACAAATACAATGAAGTTAACCAAAAGTTACTTGTGGCTGAAAATTCTGCTTCAGAATGGGAGCTCCGTAGCAActattatgaaaagaaatttaAGGCTCTGCAGAAGGAACAGTGTATTGAGCTCCCAGACATAGAAATTGTTGGTGTGCAGACAGATCCTATAGacttcactccaccaccaccttcatcaccaacAGAGGATGGTGATAGGAGACCTTTCCCCATGCCATCAAAATCAGGTTCCCGCAGAAGCTTTGCTTCATCAGTTCATAAAATGGAAAGcttcaaagaggaggaagaagatgatgatgacgatgatgaggatgatgaagaggaggaagaaagtgaggaggaatCTGAAGAAtctgaagaagaaacagaagaggaagatgaagagaaggcagcaGAAAAAAGAGCTATAAATGCTGcacgaagaatagaaagagacatCAAGCTGGCGACTAACAaacttaataatgtaaaatccaaagaagaaagaacacgagaggaaaggaaagcattAAGGGACAGAATGACAAAATGTTGTCATGACATGAAGACTGAGCGAGAAATGTACTTTAAGACTAAGAGAGAACTTGATGAAATGGCATCAGCTTTCAAAGCAtctgatgatgaagatgacagtagtgaagatgaagatgattcTGATGAATCAGATGATTCTGATGAGGAGGAAATTcctagagagaaagaagagggtgaAGAATGGTGGCTTGATGATACCACCAAAAAGCCAATAAaacttaagaagaaaaagaaaaggaaacttgatgccaatggagaagaggaaaaagattctGAACAATTGCCTGACATACAAGAACCTGTGTGGAGTGAATCTGAGCAAGAGGAGAGTGAGgcagatgatgaaaagaatgacagtgagaaaagattaataaaactTAAAAATAGAACACAAAAGCATGAGCAAAAACATGCCACTCTCAGGAAGGGTGTGAGTGCACTGAAGACTAAATTAGAACAATCTGAAGAGTTGCTTGCTGCAGAGAAGCGGAGACGCCAGAGATTGGATGAGGAACTTCACATTATGTTGGCTGAGTTATCATAG
- the LOC123503394 gene encoding trichohyalin-like isoform X14 yields the protein MFPHMYKVRPPKGSGIREPSKSEGPGSEPQWQGDSWRRPNRWDQSPQTPAQQSMPSTPQPVQSAEPQANLVRSDNPTPWRKSSQHRTWTPVQPATDSKQQQQANTNPPAKMSATVLRKRSTEPPLAPQNERVTRIRQGQTDQEENREARQPQRIRTRKVDNDLQNDRNSTDNNTKNMQEANDARPPIKRWRSRDETNSVKPRDDLTDRKNIFQRENSRDEERFRQEREKREELRNKRDELRRREQTEREKREEQRRKEQEKEQESTSSIDDIRKRHEKEREELRRLQEERDRQEAQMRQKPEMNEKAEKDKQTEVNNQNKPFLRKFSRPEPEEVLRKNSRPEPEERVRKPSQPEPERMIRKTSRPEPEEVLRKTSKPEPEMLRKTSQPEPEERVRKASQPEPERMLRKTSRPETEEVLRKNSKPEPEVLRKTSKPEPEGVVRKTSKPEPEEVVRKTSKPEPEGLLRKTSRPEPEGRLRKISRESEPVQRKTSQPESEKVVLRKVSGQETSEVPRKTSNQEPDKLCRKISTDQLKRNSKHEPEELLRKTSKQESDDEEPECLQDRVSRFGVQLRSRKPSNPPPPKGPVPSESEEDLALMNDKNKLSNIKNRWESKIQNENEQRDRKRSLTQKPSKMENETDRKESIIENKPESKDEKNETEKKKPNQNVQTAPGKQQTPGQKDTQSKEDLQVQKDPSNKPVMHPTDQKERNTQKLKDKGEIDPPPKVKQGLFFQDVKLKKAKTSVPEKSKPESKQFLEEVKLRKVETKPRAVHRVNSVVEFSDDEDDLLEEEEESEESDTESESDDSEEETDEDEETSEEESEEEEEEEEEEEKQPKIDNKAKKTEPPQPTPQTNTAFEEVPWWEEPSAEEDEPELIWDQSTDDMITQSNNALESPLPWWEQPQDDDGSNNAHQSPIPWWEQPQDTGSNNALESPVPWWEQPQDAREWSPGSPVFKKDVFESMKVKSQPPPPPPPPSSKKQKDDGSGPPPPPPMPGPPPPPPPQPGSHPKRPTSVAKKQKLDQLKKAARSRPDWNGLLRDIESGIKLRRLSSCDKMDRSTPMLPNSRGKGGKFVYESEKPMAHNQLLHEIHRGVKLRKVKTNDRSKPCFRALGVKKLRRQLTMENINKLESIPSSSDEEEDIDKMRDDLQATKGQLEDEIKNRKKLERESKIYKIDIAALQAEVKRLKRQLKSAGINDPKPMTNGEADEIVPKLEKSMSKLRMHEDEVLDFSELDTLETEINNLKGQVDSYKKQAEDYTNKYNEVNQKLLVAENSASEWELRSNYYEKKFKALQKEQCIELPDIEIVGVQTDPIDFTPPPPSSPTEDGDRRPFPMPSKSGSRRSFASSVHKMESFKEEEEDDDDDDEDDEEEEESEEESEESEEETEEEDEEKAAEKRAINAARRIERDIKLATNKLNNVKSKEERTREERKALRDRMTKCCHDMKTEREMYFKTKRELDEMASAFKASDDEDDSSEDEDDSDESDDSDEEEIPREKEEGEEWWLDDTTKKPIKLKKKKKRKLDANGEEEKDSEQLPDIQEPVWSESEQEESEADDEKNDSEKRLIKLKNRTQKHEQKHATLRKGVSALKTKLEQSEELLAAEKRRRQRLDEELHIMLAELS from the exons AGTGACAATCCAACTCCATGGAGGAAGAGTAGCCAACATAGG ACCTGGACTCCGGTTCAGCCAGCAACAGACAGCAAACAACAGCAA CAAGCAAACACAAATCCTCCAGCAAAAATGTCAGCCACAGTGCTCAGGAAAAGGAGCACTgaacctccacttgccccacaGAATGAACGTGTAACTAGGATCAGACAAGGTCAGACAGACCAGGAAGAGAACAGGGAAGCAAGGCAGCCACAGAGGATAAGAACACGGAAAGTAGACAATGATCTTCAGAATGACAGAAATTCTACAGATAACAATACAAAGAACATGCAGGAAGCCAACGATGCACGTCCACCTATTAAAAGATGGCGGAGCAGGGATGAAACAAATTCTGTGAAACCCAGGGATGAtttgacagacagaaaaaatatatttcagaGAGAAAACAGCCGAGATGAAGAGCGTTTCaggcaggaaagagaaaaaagggaagaactgagaaataaaagagatgaacttaggagaagagaacaaactgaaagagaaaagagagaggaacaacgacggaaggaacaggaaaaagaacaggaaagcaCAAGTTCAATAGATGATATACGCAAAAgacacgagaaagagagagaagaactaaGAAGattacaagaagaaagagacagacaggaagcaCAAATGAGACAGAAaccagaaatgaatgaaaaggctgagaaagacaaacaaacagaagttAACAATCAGAATAAGCCATTTTTAAGAAAATTTAGTAGACCTGAACCTGAAGAAGTGTTGAGGAAGAACAGTCGACCAGAGCCtgaagaaagagtgaggaagccaAGTCAACCTGAGCCTGAAcgaatgataagaaaaacaagccGCCCTGAGCCTGAAGAGGTGCTGAGAAAGACTAGCAAACCTGAGCCTGAAATGTTGAGGAAGACCAGTCAACCTGAACCtgaagaaagagtgaggaaggcAAGTCAACCAGAGCCTGAACGAATGCTGAGAAAGACAAGCCGACCTGAGACAGAAGAAGTGCTGAGAAAAAACAGTAAACCAGAGCCTGAGGTGTTGAGAAAGACCAGTAAACCAGAACCTGAAGGAGTAGTGAGGAAAACTAGCAAACCAGAGCCTGAAGAAGTGGTGAGAAAGACAAGTAAACCTGAACCAGAAGGATTACTAAGAAAAACTAGTCGGCCAGAACCAGAAGGAAGGCTGAGGAAAATTAGTAGAGAGTCTGAACCGGTACAAAGAAAGACTAGCCAACCTGAATCTGAGAAAGTAGTTTTACGAAAAGTTAGTGGCCAGGAAACATCAGAGGTCCCCAGAAAGACAAGCAATCAAGAACCTGACAAACTGTGTAGAAAAATTAGCACTGACCAGTTGAAGAGAAACAGTAAACATGAGCCTGAGGAATTACTGAGGAAGACAAGTAAGCAAGAGAGTGATGATGAAGAGCCAGAATGCTTGCAGGACAGAGTAAGTAGGTTTGGTGTACAGCTGAGATCCAGGAAGCCGtcaaacccaccaccacctaaagGACCCGTTCCCTCTGAAAGTGAAGAAGATCTGGCTCTCATGAATGACAAGAATAAGTTGTCTAATATCAAAAACAGATGGGAGTCAAAAATACAAAACGAAAATgaacagagagatagaaagcGAAGTTTGACCCAAAAACCcagtaaaatggaaaatgaaacagATAGGAAGGAGTCCATCATAGAAAACAAACCAGAAagtaaggatgaaaaaaatgaaacagagaagaagaaacccAATCAAAATGTCCAAACAGCTCCTGGAAAACAGCAAACACCAGGTCAAAAAGACACCCAGAGTAAAGAAGACTTGCAAGTTCAAAAGGATCCTTCAAATAAGCCAGTGATGCATCCTACAgatcagaaggaaagaaatacacaaaaactaAAGGATAAAGGTGAAATAGACCCTCCACCTAAAGTAAAACAAGGTCTATTTTTCCAAGATGTCAAATTAAAGAAGGCTAAAACAAGTGTCCCTGAAAAATCTAAACCAGAGAGCAAACAATTTCTCGAAGAAGTCAAATTACGGAAGGTTGAAACAAAACCACGTGCTGTTCACCGT gtaaATAGTGTAGTAGAGTTCTCAGATGATGAGGATGACctcttagaagaagaagaagaa AGTGAGGAATCTGATACAGAATCAGAGTCAGACGACTCAGAAGAGGAAACAGATGAAGACGAGGAAACATCAGAAGAagaatcagaggaggaggaggaggaggaggaggaggaggagaaacaaccaaaaatagataataaggcTAAGAAGACT GAACCACCACAGCCCACTCCTCAGACCAACACTGCT TTTGAGGAAGTTCCATGGTGGGAGGAGCCATCAGCTGAAGAG GATGAACCAGAGTTGATTTGGGACCAGTCTACAGATGACATGATCACTCAG TCTAACAATGCCCTGGAAAGTCCCCTTCCATGGTGGGAACAGCCTCAGGATGATGATGGG TCTAATAATGCTCACCAAAGTCCCATCCCATGGTGGGAACAGCCTCAGGACACAGGG TCTAACAATGCTTTGGAAAGTCCTGTTCCATGGTGGGAACAACCTCAGGATGCCAGG GAATGGAGTCCAGGTTCACCAGTTTTCAAGAAAGATGTGTTTGAGAGCATG AAGGTGAAATCCCAGCCaccaccccctccaccaccaccatcatctaaaaaacaaaaa GATGATGGTTCAGGACCTCCGCCACCTCCCCCAATGcctggaccaccaccaccaccacctccccagcCTGGGAGCCATCCAAAGAGGCCAACTTCTGTTGCCAAGAAACAAAAACTTGATCAACTTAAAAAGGCCGCCCGATCACGCCCTGACTGGAATGGACTACTGCGAGATATTGAG AGTGGTATTAAGCTTCGACGCTTGTCCTCCTGTGACAAAATGGACAGATCCACCCCGATGCTTCCAAACTCCAGAGGGAAAGGTGGCAAG TTTGTCTATGAATCGGAGAAGCCCATGGCCCACAATCAGCTGCTTCATGAAATCCATCGAGGTGTGAAGTTGCGTAAGGTCAAGACCAATGACAGGAGTAAGCCATGCTTCAGGGCTCTAG GTGTGAAGAAGCTTCGGCGTCAACTTACTATGGAAAATATCAACAAACTGGAAAGCATTCCGTCCTCctcagatgaggaagaagatattgataagatgaGGGACGACCTGCAGGCTACCAAAGGACAACTTGAAGATGAGattaagaatagaaagaaacttGAAAGAGAAAGCAAGATCTATAAAATTGACATAGCTGCATTACAAGCAGAAGTAAAAAGACTGAAAAGACAACTAAAAAGTGCAGGTATTAATGATCCAAAGCCAATGACTAATGGTGAAGCAGATGAAATTGTGCCAAAGTTAGAAAAATCTATGAGTAAGTTACGAATGCATGAAGATGAAGTTTTGGATTTCTCCGAGTTAGATACATTAGAGACTGAAATTAATAACCTTAAAGGTCAAGTAGATTCATACAAGAAACAAGCTGAGGACTATACAAACAAATACAATGAAGTTAACCAAAAGTTACTTGTGGCTGAAAATTCTGCTTCAGAATGGGAGCTCCGTAGCAActattatgaaaagaaatttaAGGCTCTGCAGAAGGAACAGTGTATTGAGCTCCCAGACATAGAAATTGTTGGTGTGCAGACAGATCCTATAGacttcactccaccaccaccttcatcaccaacAGAGGATGGTGATAGGAGACCTTTCCCCATGCCATCAAAATCAGGTTCCCGCAGAAGCTTTGCTTCATCAGTTCATAAAATGGAAAGcttcaaagaggaggaagaagatgatgatgacgatgatgaggatgatgaagaggaggaagaaagtgaggaggaatCTGAAGAAtctgaagaagaaacagaagaggaagatgaagagaaggcagcaGAAAAAAGAGCTATAAATGCTGcacgaagaatagaaagagacatCAAGCTGGCGACTAACAaacttaataatgtaaaatccaaagaagaaagaacacgagaggaaaggaaagcattAAGGGACAGAATGACAAAATGTTGTCATGACATGAAGACTGAGCGAGAAATGTACTTTAAGACTAAGAGAGAACTTGATGAAATGGCATCAGCTTTCAAAGCAtctgatgatgaagatgacagtagtgaagatgaagatgattcTGATGAATCAGATGATTCTGATGAGGAGGAAATTcctagagagaaagaagagggtgaAGAATGGTGGCTTGATGATACCACCAAAAAGCCAATAAaacttaagaagaaaaagaaaaggaaacttgatgccaatggagaagaggaaaaagattctGAACAATTGCCTGACATACAAGAACCTGTGTGGAGTGAATCTGAGCAAGAGGAGAGTGAGgcagatgatgaaaagaatgacagtgagaaaagattaataaaactTAAAAATAGAACACAAAAGCATGAGCAAAAACATGCCACTCTCAGGAAGGGTGTGAGTGCACTGAAGACTAAATTAGAACAATCTGAAGAGTTGCTTGCTGCAGAGAAGCGGAGACGCCAGAGATTGGATGAGGAACTTCACATTATGTTGGCTGAGTTATCATAG